A window from Betta splendens chromosome 1, fBetSpl5.4, whole genome shotgun sequence encodes these proteins:
- the uchl1 gene encoding ubiquitin carboxyl-terminal hydrolase isozyme L1 isoform X1: protein MEWTAMEINPEMLNKMMTRLGVGGRWRFADVLGLDADQLTAVPKPCCALMLLFPLTQQLESFRQQQADKAAAESAVYFVKQTASNSCGTIALLHTVANNKSKMTFDEDSILKKFLDETENMSADDRAKHLENNKAIHEVHNEIAAQGQCRPEADKVNFHFIAFADVNGELYEFDGKMNGPVNHGATKDDSFILDAAKVCRGFVERAQGELRFSAVVLCQSESQ from the exons atggagTGGACCGCGATGGAGATCAACCCCGAG ATGCTGAACAAG ATGATGACCAGGCTGGGCGTGGGTGGTCGCTGGCGCTTCGCTGACGTGCTGGGACTCGACGCCGACCAGCTGACCGCCGTCCCCAAACCGTGCTGTGCCCTGATGCTCCTCTTCCCGCTGACACAACAG ctCGAGTCTTTCAGACAGCAGCAGGCGGATAAGGCTGCAGCAGAATCTGCTGTTTATTTCGTGAAGCAGACTGCGTCCAATTCATGTGGCACCATCGCCCTGCTGCATACAGTGGCCAATAACAAGAGCAAAATGACTTTTG ATGAAGACTCTATCTTGAAGAAATTTCTAGATGAGACTGAAAACATGTCTGCTGATGACCGTGCCAAACATCTGGAAAACAACAAG GCAATCCATGAGGTCCACAATGAGATTGCAGCACAGGGCCAGTGCAGG cCTGAAGCTGACAAAGTTAACTTTCACTTTATTGCCTTTGCTGATGTAAATGGAGAACTTTATGAATTTG ATGGAAAAATGAATGGCCCTGTGAACCATGGAGCCACCAAAGATGATTCCTTTATTTTG GACGCAGCCAAAGTGTGCCGTGGATTTGTGGAAAGGGCACAAGGCGAGCTCCGCTTCTCTGCAGTTGTTCTTTGTCAGTCAGAATCTCAGTAA
- the uchl1 gene encoding ubiquitin carboxyl-terminal hydrolase isozyme L1 isoform X2: MMTRLGVGGRWRFADVLGLDADQLTAVPKPCCALMLLFPLTQQLESFRQQQADKAAAESAVYFVKQTASNSCGTIALLHTVANNKSKMTFDEDSILKKFLDETENMSADDRAKHLENNKAIHEVHNEIAAQGQCRPEADKVNFHFIAFADVNGELYEFDGKMNGPVNHGATKDDSFILDAAKVCRGFVERAQGELRFSAVVLCQSESQ, encoded by the exons ATGATGACCAGGCTGGGCGTGGGTGGTCGCTGGCGCTTCGCTGACGTGCTGGGACTCGACGCCGACCAGCTGACCGCCGTCCCCAAACCGTGCTGTGCCCTGATGCTCCTCTTCCCGCTGACACAACAG ctCGAGTCTTTCAGACAGCAGCAGGCGGATAAGGCTGCAGCAGAATCTGCTGTTTATTTCGTGAAGCAGACTGCGTCCAATTCATGTGGCACCATCGCCCTGCTGCATACAGTGGCCAATAACAAGAGCAAAATGACTTTTG ATGAAGACTCTATCTTGAAGAAATTTCTAGATGAGACTGAAAACATGTCTGCTGATGACCGTGCCAAACATCTGGAAAACAACAAG GCAATCCATGAGGTCCACAATGAGATTGCAGCACAGGGCCAGTGCAGG cCTGAAGCTGACAAAGTTAACTTTCACTTTATTGCCTTTGCTGATGTAAATGGAGAACTTTATGAATTTG ATGGAAAAATGAATGGCCCTGTGAACCATGGAGCCACCAAAGATGATTCCTTTATTTTG GACGCAGCCAAAGTGTGCCGTGGATTTGTGGAAAGGGCACAAGGCGAGCTCCGCTTCTCTGCAGTTGTTCTTTGTCAGTCAGAATCTCAGTAA